The proteins below come from a single Streptococcus porcinus genomic window:
- a CDS encoding TIGR02206 family membrane protein — protein MNFFALTPTELPRISLQFYLFCLVLVPVLIYLTLNYYQKKGFRYFFLALQLFQLITFYGWYILKGFPAAEALPLYHCRIGMLAIFFFPNKTKLKQLLMLLGIGGSILALFSPDLYPYPLTHVTNFSFYIGHYALLVNALVYLLQYYDRDLSSSMFSLTFLATLHFSLMIVNILTGGNYGFVMELPLLHSRHLVGNFCLLTLGLWMLARLVELVYVRYCLKEEAFAPLVKG, from the coding sequence ATGAATTTTTTTGCTTTAACTCCCACTGAACTTCCACGTATTAGCTTGCAATTTTATCTTTTTTGTTTGGTGTTGGTTCCTGTTCTAATTTATTTAACATTAAACTATTATCAAAAAAAGGGATTTCGATATTTTTTCCTAGCCCTCCAATTATTTCAACTCATAACTTTTTATGGTTGGTATATTCTTAAGGGCTTCCCAGCTGCTGAAGCTTTGCCTTTATATCATTGTCGTATTGGCATGTTAGCTATTTTTTTCTTTCCAAACAAAACTAAGCTTAAGCAATTGCTGATGTTATTAGGAATAGGGGGATCAATCCTTGCCTTATTTTCTCCTGATTTATATCCTTATCCTCTCACGCATGTGACTAACTTTTCATTTTATATAGGTCATTATGCCTTACTAGTCAATGCACTCGTATACCTACTTCAGTATTATGATAGGGATTTATCGTCCTCTATGTTTTCTCTCACTTTCTTAGCGACTCTCCACTTTTCATTAATGATTGTCAATATCTTAACTGGTGGTAATTATGGGTTTGTTATGGAATTGCCTCTGCTACATAGTCGTCATTTAGTAGGGAATTTTTGCTTACTAACCCTAGGTTTATGGATGTTAGCGAGACTAGTAGAATTAGTGTATGTCCGTTACTGCTTAAAAGAAGAAGCATTTGCTCCACTTGTAAAAGGATAG
- a CDS encoding D-alanine--D-alanine ligase, which translates to MSKQTLVLLYGGRSAEREVSVLSAESVMRAINYDRFLVKTYFISQSGDFYKTQEWNQKPADTEKLMTNQTIIADSQIKASDIYEKGAVVFPILHGPMGEDGSIQGFLEVLKMPYVGTNILSSSVAMDKITTKRVLESAGIPQVAYNVFIEGNSLEECIQETLTKLNFPIFVKPANMGSSVGISKAESEIELREAIQLALQYDSRILIEQGVDAREIEVGLLGNTDIASTLPGEVVKEVAFYDYQAKYIDNKITMAIPAELETDLVDKMRFYAENAFKALGCCGLSRCDFFLTRDGSIYLNELNTMPGFTQWSMYPLLWENMGLSYSELIEKLVTLAIEMFEKRESHLI; encoded by the coding sequence ATGTCCAAACAAACACTTGTCTTGTTATACGGTGGCCGTTCTGCAGAGCGTGAAGTTTCAGTTTTATCAGCAGAAAGTGTGATGAGAGCCATTAATTATGACCGCTTCTTGGTCAAAACTTATTTCATTTCGCAATCTGGTGATTTTTATAAAACTCAAGAATGGAATCAAAAGCCAGCCGATACTGAAAAATTAATGACCAATCAAACGATTATTGCAGATTCTCAAATTAAAGCAAGTGACATTTATGAAAAAGGTGCTGTTGTCTTTCCTATATTGCATGGGCCAATGGGAGAAGATGGCTCTATCCAAGGCTTCCTAGAAGTTCTTAAAATGCCCTATGTTGGAACAAATATCTTATCTTCAAGTGTTGCCATGGATAAAATTACAACTAAGCGAGTTTTAGAATCAGCAGGAATCCCTCAGGTTGCTTACAATGTTTTTATTGAAGGAAATTCCTTAGAAGAATGTATCCAGGAAACACTGACCAAATTAAATTTTCCCATTTTTGTAAAACCAGCGAATATGGGGTCATCAGTGGGTATTTCAAAAGCCGAGTCTGAAATTGAGTTGAGAGAGGCTATCCAACTAGCCTTACAATATGATAGTCGCATTTTAATTGAGCAAGGAGTTGATGCGCGTGAGATTGAAGTTGGTCTGTTAGGCAATACTGATATTGCATCAACACTTCCTGGTGAGGTGGTTAAGGAGGTAGCTTTTTACGATTATCAGGCTAAATATATTGATAATAAAATTACAATGGCAATTCCCGCAGAGCTTGAGACAGACCTTGTTGATAAAATGCGCTTCTATGCGGAAAATGCTTTTAAAGCTCTAGGATGCTGTGGCTTGTCCCGTTGTGATTTCTTTTTAACAAGAGACGGCTCTATCTATTTAAATGAGCTGAATACCATGCCAGGCTTTACACAATGGTCCATGTATCCCTTGCTATGGGAGAATATGGGACTTTCTTATTCTGAGCTTATTGAAAAATTAGTTACTTTAGCAATCGAGATGTTTGAAAAACGTGAAAGTCATTTAATTTAA
- the recR gene encoding recombination mediator RecR, with translation MLYPTPIAKLIESYSKLPGIGVKTATRLAFYTISMSDDDVNDFAKNLLAAKRELTYCSICGNLTDEDPCSICMDPSRDKSQILVVEESKDVSAMEKIQEYHGYYHVLHGLISPMNGVGPDDINLKALITRLMDSDVQEVIIATSATADGEATSMYISRILKPAGIKVTRLARGLAVGSDIEYADEVTLLRAIENRTEL, from the coding sequence GTGTTATACCCAACACCTATAGCGAAATTAATTGAGTCCTATTCAAAGTTACCTGGTATTGGAGTAAAGACAGCTACAAGACTGGCTTTTTATACTATCAGTATGAGTGATGATGATGTTAATGACTTTGCTAAAAATCTATTAGCGGCCAAACGTGAATTAACCTACTGTTCAATTTGTGGTAATTTAACAGATGAAGATCCATGTTCTATTTGTATGGACCCAAGCCGCGACAAGAGTCAAATTTTGGTGGTTGAAGAGTCTAAAGATGTTTCTGCAATGGAGAAAATTCAAGAGTATCATGGCTACTATCATGTTTTACACGGCTTGATTTCTCCCATGAATGGAGTTGGTCCAGATGATATTAATCTGAAAGCACTTATTACTCGTCTTATGGATAGCGATGTCCAGGAAGTGATTATTGCTACCAGTGCCACTGCAGATGGTGAAGCAACCTCAATGTATATTTCAAGAATTCTAAAGCCAGCAGGAATTAAGGTTACTAGACTGGCTAGAGGTTTGGCAGTAGGCTCAGATATTGAATATGCAGATGAAGTAACTCTTTTGAGGGCTATTGAAAATCGTACAGAGTTATAA
- a CDS encoding UDP-N-acetylmuramoyl-tripeptide--D-alanyl-D-alanine ligase encodes MKLSLYEVAKVVEAQNIISEFDDVPLKQIEFDSRKIEKGDLFLPLKGERDGHDFIDRAFESGAVATFSEKEISGHPYILVKDCLKAFQKLAKYYIEKMRLDVIAVTGSNGKTSTKDMIEAVLATTYKTYKTQGNYNNEIGLPYTVLHMPDDTEKIVLEMGQDHLGDIHLLSEIAQPHIAVVTLIGEAHLEFFGNREKIAQGKMQITDGMNSHGILIAPGDPIIDPYLPENQMVIRFGENQEIFVKSIEESKNSLSFTTNVLNQSLTLPLSGKYNATNAMLAAYVGKLLAVADEDIIEALEHVQLTRNRTEWKKASNGADILSDVYNANPTAMRLILETFAQIAPNHDGQKIALLADMKELGPSSVDLHCQLIDALNPDDINHLIFYGKDIEALAQLASQMYPVGKVFFFRKTDTYDQFEDLCHHVQEVLGANDQILIKGSHSMNLEEVVNRLLV; translated from the coding sequence ATGAAATTATCATTGTATGAAGTTGCAAAGGTCGTGGAGGCTCAGAATATTATTTCTGAATTTGATGACGTTCCCCTGAAACAAATCGAATTTGATAGCCGTAAAATCGAAAAAGGGGATCTTTTCCTACCTTTAAAAGGGGAGAGAGATGGTCATGATTTTATAGATAGGGCTTTTGAGAGTGGAGCAGTCGCTACATTTTCCGAGAAAGAGATTAGTGGGCATCCCTATATTCTTGTTAAAGATTGTTTGAAAGCATTTCAAAAGCTTGCTAAGTACTACATCGAAAAAATGCGTTTAGATGTTATTGCTGTTACGGGCTCAAATGGAAAAACTTCTACCAAGGATATGATTGAAGCTGTACTAGCAACAACCTACAAAACCTATAAGACCCAAGGAAACTACAATAACGAAATTGGTTTGCCTTATACGGTTCTTCATATGCCCGATGATACTGAAAAAATTGTTCTTGAAATGGGCCAAGATCATCTGGGAGATATTCATCTTCTTTCAGAAATTGCTCAGCCGCATATTGCTGTTGTAACTCTAATTGGTGAAGCTCATTTAGAATTCTTTGGTAACCGAGAAAAAATAGCCCAAGGAAAAATGCAAATTACTGATGGCATGAATTCTCATGGTATTCTGATTGCACCGGGAGATCCTATTATTGATCCTTATTTACCTGAAAACCAAATGGTTATCCGTTTTGGTGAAAATCAGGAAATTTTTGTCAAATCGATCGAGGAAAGTAAAAATAGCCTATCATTCACAACAAATGTTTTAAATCAATCTCTTACTTTACCATTATCAGGTAAGTATAACGCGACAAATGCTATGCTTGCTGCTTATGTTGGAAAGCTCTTAGCTGTCGCTGATGAAGATATTATTGAAGCTTTAGAACATGTGCAACTGACACGCAACAGAACCGAGTGGAAGAAGGCCAGTAATGGAGCGGATATATTATCAGACGTCTATAATGCAAATCCTACTGCTATGCGTCTTATCTTAGAAACTTTTGCACAAATTGCACCGAATCATGATGGCCAAAAAATAGCCTTGTTGGCAGACATGAAAGAATTAGGACCAAGTTCAGTTGACTTACATTGCCAATTAATAGATGCATTGAATCCAGATGATATTAATCATTTAATTTTTTATGGTAAGGATATTGAAGCTTTAGCCCAGTTAGCTAGTCAAATGTACCCAGTTGGAAAAGTCTTTTTCTTTAGAAAGACCGACACTTACGATCAGTTTGAAGACTTGTGTCATCATGTTCAAGAAGTACTTGGAGCTAATGATCAGATCCTGATAAAGGGAAGTCATTCAATGAATTTAGAAGAAGTAGTAAATCGTCTTTTGGTATAG
- the pbp2b gene encoding penicillin-binding protein PBP2B, whose product MVIKKESKLLVVIKKKASIPRRINLLFSIIVFLFVVLILRLAQMQIQDKAFYDAKLKSSTVYKVKSSTPRGMIFDQKGKLLVGNEIKEVISFTRNPDASANDLRILAKDLADYVRYTDVKVSLRAKKDYYLADPKVYAKVVKKLPKNKKLDTYGNSLTEGKIYRNALASVSKDDLNYSPDEEKVISIFNQMNAVASFNTITLKTADLTDQEIAYLVANKAKLPGISVTTDWNRKVEDVSLNSIIGKVSSREAGLPQEEAAEYIKKGYALNDRVGTSYLERQYENQLQGQHEVREIKTSKSGKIVSDKITHKGENGKNLKLTIATDFQDGVDKIIRKYFESEIAQGKAKYSEGAYAVAMNPKTGAVLAMSGLSQDLETGQLEKNALGTITNVFTPGSVVKGATLAAGWQAGAISGNQVLTDQPIQFGNSKPINSWFTFGQQNISAIQALEYSSNTYMVQIALKMMGQDYHVGMSLTSDGMKKTMEELRQAYASFGLGAPTGIDLPGESTGYVASKYTVSNVITEAFGQFDNYTAMQLAQYVSTIANGGKRVAPHLVEGVYHNNGSKGLGQLEQTIATKELNQVQLNNEQLAIIQDGFYQVVNSGSPYATGKDMAGSPVTISGKTGTAETYAKDKNGSTVATFNLNVVAYGPSQDPQIAVAIMYPHTSDALAKAHQYMARDIINLYLSMNAKS is encoded by the coding sequence ATTGTCATCAAAAAAGAGTCTAAATTATTAGTTGTTATTAAGAAAAAAGCAAGCATACCTCGTCGGATAAACCTTTTATTTTCTATTATTGTTTTTCTTTTTGTGGTTTTAATCTTGCGTCTAGCACAAATGCAAATTCAAGATAAGGCTTTTTATGATGCAAAGCTTAAGTCCTCAACTGTTTACAAAGTTAAAAGTTCAACGCCACGGGGAATGATTTTTGACCAAAAAGGAAAATTATTAGTTGGTAATGAGATAAAAGAAGTTATTTCATTTACAAGAAATCCTGATGCTTCAGCAAATGACCTAAGAATATTAGCTAAAGACTTAGCTGATTATGTGAGATATACTGATGTTAAAGTTAGTCTACGTGCTAAGAAGGATTACTATCTAGCGGATCCTAAAGTTTATGCCAAAGTGGTTAAAAAATTACCGAAGAATAAAAAACTTGATACCTATGGTAACAGCTTGACTGAAGGAAAAATCTACCGAAACGCTTTAGCTTCTGTCAGTAAAGATGACCTTAATTATTCTCCTGATGAAGAAAAAGTTATTTCTATTTTTAACCAAATGAATGCGGTAGCCAGTTTTAATACGATAACTCTAAAAACCGCAGATTTAACGGATCAAGAAATAGCTTATCTGGTAGCCAATAAAGCAAAACTACCAGGAATTTCTGTGACAACTGATTGGAATCGTAAAGTGGAAGATGTCAGCTTAAATTCAATTATTGGGAAGGTCTCCAGTCGAGAAGCAGGTCTGCCTCAAGAAGAAGCAGCAGAATATATAAAAAAAGGCTATGCTCTGAATGATCGGGTAGGAACCTCCTATCTTGAACGACAATATGAGAATCAATTACAAGGTCAACATGAAGTCCGGGAAATAAAAACAAGTAAATCGGGAAAAATTGTCTCAGATAAAATCACTCATAAAGGCGAAAATGGGAAAAACTTGAAATTGACTATTGCAACAGATTTTCAAGATGGTGTCGATAAAATAATAAGAAAATACTTTGAATCAGAGATAGCTCAAGGCAAAGCTAAGTACTCAGAAGGAGCTTATGCTGTTGCTATGAATCCTAAGACTGGCGCTGTTCTGGCTATGTCAGGACTATCGCAAGATTTGGAAACGGGTCAATTGGAAAAGAATGCCCTAGGAACTATTACTAATGTTTTTACTCCAGGTTCGGTAGTCAAGGGAGCTACCTTAGCAGCTGGTTGGCAAGCAGGAGCTATTTCTGGGAATCAAGTTTTAACAGATCAGCCAATTCAATTTGGAAATTCTAAGCCAATAAATTCTTGGTTTACTTTTGGTCAACAAAATATCTCAGCTATTCAGGCTTTGGAGTATTCCTCAAATACTTATATGGTGCAGATTGCTCTGAAAATGATGGGACAAGATTATCATGTTGGGATGTCCTTAACCAGTGATGGCATGAAAAAAACAATGGAGGAACTACGCCAAGCTTATGCTAGTTTTGGTTTAGGTGCACCTACTGGTATTGATTTACCTGGTGAATCTACCGGTTATGTGGCCAGCAAATATACCGTTTCAAATGTTATCACAGAAGCGTTTGGACAGTTTGATAACTATACTGCTATGCAATTAGCGCAGTATGTTTCAACAATTGCAAATGGAGGAAAAAGAGTAGCTCCTCATTTGGTTGAAGGTGTTTATCACAATAATGGCAGTAAGGGACTTGGTCAACTTGAGCAGACAATTGCAACTAAAGAGTTGAATCAGGTTCAACTAAACAATGAGCAACTGGCGATAATTCAGGATGGATTTTATCAAGTTGTTAATAGTGGTAGTCCCTATGCTACTGGTAAAGACATGGCTGGCTCCCCTGTTACTATTAGTGGTAAAACGGGAACTGCTGAAACGTATGCTAAAGATAAAAATGGCAGTACTGTAGCTACTTTTAATCTAAATGTTGTCGCTTATGGACCTAGTCAGGATCCACAGATTGCAGTAGCCATTATGTATCCACATACCAGCGACGCTTTAGCTAAAGCTCATCAATATATGGCAAGAGATATTATTAATTTATACTTATCAATGAATGCAAAATCATAA
- a CDS encoding peptide chain release factor 3: MSIQEEIKKRRTFAIISHPDAGKTTITEQLLYFGGEIREAGTVKGKKTGTFAKSDWMDIEKQRGISVTSSVMQFDYAGKRVNILDTPGHEDFSEDTYRTLMAVDAAVMVVDSAKGIEAQTKKLFEVVKHRGIPVFTFINKLDRDGREPLELLEELEEVLGIASYPMNWPIGMGRAFEGLYDLHNQRLELYKGEQRFADLEEGAKLFANNPFYEQSLEDIELLQEAGNEFSATAILAGELTPVFFGSALTNFGVQTFLDTFLEFAPEPHGHKTTDERVIDPLNKDFSGFVFKIQANMDPRHRDRIAFVRIVSGEFVKGMGVNLSRTGKSVKLSNVTQFMAESRENVQNAVAGDIIGVYDTGTYQVGDTLTVGKNKFEFEPLPTFTPEIFMKVSAKNVMKQKSFHKGMEQLVQEGAIQLYKNYQTGDYMLGAVGQLQFEVFKHRMEGEYNAEVIMTPMGKKTVRWIKEEDLDQRMSSSRNILAKDRFDQPVFLFENDFALRWFADKYPDVQLEEKM; the protein is encoded by the coding sequence ATGTCAATACAAGAAGAAATAAAAAAAAGACGAACTTTTGCTATCATTAGTCACCCAGATGCTGGTAAAACAACAATCACTGAACAATTGCTGTATTTTGGTGGTGAGATCCGTGAAGCAGGGACTGTCAAAGGAAAAAAAACTGGAACGTTTGCAAAATCGGACTGGATGGATATTGAAAAACAAAGAGGAATCTCGGTAACATCATCTGTTATGCAATTTGATTACGCAGGTAAGCGTGTTAATATTTTGGATACGCCGGGGCATGAGGATTTTTCTGAAGACACCTACAGAACCTTGATGGCAGTTGATGCGGCTGTTATGGTAGTGGATTCTGCAAAAGGTATTGAGGCACAAACTAAAAAATTGTTTGAAGTTGTGAAACATCGTGGTATCCCAGTCTTTACTTTTATCAATAAGCTTGATCGTGATGGTCGTGAGCCTCTTGAACTGTTAGAAGAATTAGAGGAGGTTCTTGGAATTGCTTCATATCCTATGAATTGGCCAATTGGTATGGGAAGAGCTTTCGAAGGCCTTTACGATCTACACAATCAACGTTTAGAACTTTATAAAGGGGAACAACGATTTGCAGACTTAGAAGAAGGGGCTAAACTTTTTGCTAACAATCCCTTCTATGAACAATCTCTTGAAGATATCGAGTTACTCCAAGAAGCTGGAAATGAATTCTCTGCGACTGCCATATTGGCTGGTGAATTAACTCCGGTTTTCTTTGGCTCAGCCTTGACAAATTTTGGTGTTCAAACTTTTCTCGATACATTCTTGGAGTTTGCTCCAGAGCCGCATGGCCATAAAACAACAGATGAAAGAGTGATTGATCCCTTAAATAAAGATTTCTCTGGTTTTGTCTTTAAGATTCAGGCCAACATGGATCCTCGTCATCGGGATCGCATTGCCTTCGTCCGTATCGTTTCAGGCGAATTTGTTAAAGGAATGGGTGTTAACTTAAGCCGGACTGGTAAAAGTGTAAAATTGTCCAATGTTACCCAATTTATGGCTGAGTCGCGAGAAAATGTGCAAAATGCTGTTGCTGGTGATATTATTGGTGTCTATGATACAGGAACTTATCAAGTGGGTGATACTTTAACAGTCGGCAAAAACAAATTTGAATTTGAGCCTTTACCAACCTTTACACCAGAAATCTTTATGAAGGTTTCTGCTAAAAATGTCATGAAACAAAAATCATTTCATAAAGGGATGGAGCAATTGGTGCAAGAGGGGGCTATTCAACTCTACAAAAATTATCAGACGGGTGACTACATGCTTGGTGCTGTTGGTCAACTCCAATTTGAAGTTTTTAAACACCGAATGGAAGGTGAATATAATGCAGAGGTGATTATGACTCCTATGGGCAAGAAAACCGTTCGTTGGATTAAGGAAGAAGATTTGGATCAACGAATGTCCTCAAGTCGTAATATTTTGGCTAAGGACCGTTTTGATCAACCTGTTTTCTTATTTGAAAATGATTTTGCTCTCCGTTGGTTTGCGGATAAATACCCAGATGTCCAACTAGAAGAAAAAATGTAA
- a CDS encoding DUF6287 domain-containing protein: protein MESYYEKRFIIPLSALILILLTFITVKSLIFKPQEQTTKKEISQTRVKKVETKKEILNPSQENSSHTGDLNSSSQKGSQPEQSSSQENPAHTFDSQTDQINTAHALVTRLDNRDFSAIAGTWKNALGEVLIIEADGSFTLDYKKADGSLARGYDKIGTGSIKDGCYLANITGAGFIVTPASVKNIHIGTVYNQDSIAIGQSVHADEHPFYRQ from the coding sequence TTGGAGTCGTATTATGAAAAAAGGTTCATTATTCCCTTATCAGCACTTATTTTGATTTTACTAACCTTCATAACGGTAAAATCGCTTATTTTTAAACCTCAAGAGCAAACAACTAAAAAAGAAATTAGTCAGACACGAGTTAAAAAAGTTGAAACAAAAAAAGAAATATTGAATCCTAGTCAGGAAAATAGCAGTCATACGGGAGACCTCAATAGTAGTAGTCAAAAAGGAAGCCAACCTGAGCAAAGTAGTAGCCAAGAGAATCCTGCTCATACTTTTGACTCTCAGACTGATCAAATTAATACGGCTCATGCCCTTGTTACCAGATTAGATAACCGTGATTTTTCAGCAATAGCGGGAACTTGGAAAAATGCTTTAGGAGAAGTTCTGATTATTGAAGCAGATGGTAGTTTTACGCTTGACTACAAAAAAGCTGATGGTAGTCTGGCTAGGGGATATGATAAAATTGGGACGGGTTCTATTAAAGATGGCTGTTATTTAGCTAATATTACTGGAGCTGGATTTATAGTAACACCAGCTAGCGTCAAAAATATCCATATTGGTACAGTATATAACCAAGATTCTATTGCTATAGGGCAATCTGTCCATGCAGATGAACACCCATTTTATAGACAATAA